The Flavobacteriales bacterium genome includes a region encoding these proteins:
- a CDS encoding metal-dependent transcriptional regulator, with translation MSFTEENYLKAIYGLWDGKGLGVNTNSIAEKLNTKASSVTDMIKKLSDKKLVNYEKYQGVGLTKEGKKIAVDTIRKHRLWEVFLVEKLKFGWDEVHEIAEQLEHIQSIKLIDSLDAFLNHPRFDPHGDPIPDKNGKFASRSESFLLSDAQVGDRLIVTGVSDTSSAFLIYLDQNNLVLGTQFKLLEMFEFDRSVRIELKDKKQLTLSNVVTRNMLVRKK, from the coding sequence TTGAGCTTTACAGAAGAAAATTACCTGAAGGCGATTTATGGCTTGTGGGATGGAAAGGGTTTGGGAGTGAATACCAATTCAATTGCCGAGAAATTAAATACCAAGGCTTCGTCGGTTACGGACATGATTAAAAAGTTGTCCGATAAAAAACTGGTCAACTACGAAAAGTACCAGGGGGTAGGCTTAACGAAGGAGGGGAAAAAAATTGCGGTCGATACCATTCGTAAACATCGTTTGTGGGAAGTTTTTTTGGTGGAGAAATTAAAATTTGGTTGGGACGAAGTGCATGAAATTGCGGAACAGCTGGAGCACATTCAAAGTATAAAACTCATCGATTCGCTTGATGCATTTTTAAATCATCCCCGCTTCGATCCACATGGGGATCCCATTCCCGATAAAAACGGAAAATTTGCTTCACGTTCGGAATCCTTTTTATTATCAGATGCCCAGGTTGGAGATCGCTTAATTGTAACGGGAGTTTCAGATACGAGCTCTGCTTTTCTCATTTATCTCGACCAGAACAATCTGGTGCTGGGTACACAATTTAAATTATTAGAAATGTTTGAATTCGACCGGTCGGTTCGTATTGAGTTGAAGGATAAAAAACAATTGACCCTGTCGAATGTCGTAACCAGAAATATGTTGGTCAGAAAAAAATAA
- the smpB gene encoding SsrA-binding protein SmpB: MSKTNISIRNKKASFEYHLNDVYVCGMVLTGTEIKSIRESKASINEGYCFIHNGELFIKGMHIAEYEPGSYNNHVPNRDRKLLLNRNELAKIIRELKVKGTTLIPLELFINEKGLAKLKIALATGKKLYDKRDDLKLKDAKREMDRAKKITR, translated from the coding sequence ATGTCTAAAACCAACATCAGCATCCGCAATAAAAAAGCTTCCTTCGAATATCATTTGAATGATGTGTATGTATGCGGAATGGTGTTAACCGGTACAGAAATAAAATCCATTCGCGAAAGTAAAGCCAGCATCAACGAAGGCTATTGTTTTATTCATAATGGCGAATTGTTCATTAAAGGAATGCATATTGCCGAATATGAACCCGGAAGTTATAATAACCATGTTCCAAATCGCGACCGCAAATTATTGCTCAACCGAAACGAGCTTGCCAAAATTATCCGGGAGCTGAAAGTGAAAGGGACAACGCTTATTCCGCTTGAACTTTTTATCAATGAAAAAGGATTGGCCAAATTGAAAATTGCATTGGCAACCGGAAAGAAATTATACGATAAACGCGACGACCTTAAACTGAAGGACGCCAAACGTGAGATGGACCGTGCAAAAAAGATTACACGCTAA
- a CDS encoding HYR domain-containing protein, with the protein DACVSGCVISENYSNWYIINVTTAGTFGLTIDPNPNAADYDFALYGPVVGGCSGLGAPIRCSYAANTGNTGMGNGAVDNSEDVTGDGWVSTASLSVGTYYLMINQWDDYPSASFQMDFTGSAVVGLPVPTVGYTPVTCPNSTLQLSGPTVAGATYSWTGPGGWTSTLEDPTRSPVVAGVYSLTYTVNGCTSTAGTVTVTIPPDVTAPTISCPSNYTANTAAGTCAATVNTSNPVTSDNCLVSTLTWALSGATTGNSAATGINNLGSHSFNTGVTTVTYTVTDGSGNTNTCSFTVTVTDNIAPTITCPSNITTNTGAGVCTASVTTTNPTTADNCGVTLLTWAMTGATTGNSAATGINNLGTQTFNLGVTTVTYTVRDAAGNTTTCSFTVTVSDNIAPTITCPSNITANVGAGTCNASVVTPNPTTGDNCTVTTLTWALTGATTGNSAATGINNLGTHTFNTGVTTVTYTVKDAAGNTTTCTFTVTVTDNIAPTITCPSNITANTGAGVCTASVATPNPTTGDNCAVTTLTWTMSGATTGSSAATGINNLGTQTFNPGVTTVTYTVKDAAGNTTTCSFTVTVSDNIAPTITCPSNITANTGVGACTASVATPNPTTGDNCAVTTLTWVMTGATTGNSAATGINNLGTQTFNPGVTTITYTVKDAAGNTTTCTFTVTVSDNIAPTITCPSNITTTAAAGVCTASVATPNPTTGDNCSVGTLTWAMTGATTGSSAATGINFLGTQTFNVGVTTVTYTVKDAANNTTTCSFTVTVTDNQLPVISGCPSNQSVTANASCQFTMTDYTSSITATDNCAIASTVQSPAAGTLVSGTQTVTITVTDVNGNAATCSFQVVVADNTPPTIVTCASNTTGTTNASCQYVLPDYSSSITVTDNCSSGGNITITQSPAAGTAVGLGTTVVTLTASDANGNNVSCTFNVVVSDNVAPTITCPANQTIVADNACSGTLLDYTSMATVSDNCAGIVNVTQSPAAGTVLNGSGTSQVVTLTATDAVGNVSTCTFTVTLIDTTDPVFVACPSNQNEAPDANCQFTLTDYTSLSTVSDNCTGAGSITITQSPAAGTVITGTTTITLTATDASGNSTTCTFQVILTDTTPPTVLNCPTTTNVDANGSCAYTIPDFTSTLNVTDNCGSGSITTVQSPVAGTVVNAGTTTVTITVSDANGNSTTCSFDVVVADTTAPSITCGANITTCNPVVTFSTPVATDDCGAATVTQTDVTGLSSGSTFPIGTTTLQFTATDGAGNTSVCSFDVTVEAAPSPAVASGDVALCDTVSSVTLTATNPSNGTGTWSILSGSGSLSNPGSSTTTLDGITVGTTTVIWTVSNGTCAPNADTVLVVMTTCFEIIIPTAFTPDGDGTNDVWEIPFLNQYHPECKVQVFNRWGGKLFESTGYATPWDGTFHGDKMSIGSYYFVIDFNDGSDPVKGTLTIIR; encoded by the coding sequence GATGCATGTGTTTCAGGTTGTGTTATCAGTGAAAACTATTCTAACTGGTACATCATCAATGTAACCACTGCAGGTACTTTCGGATTAACCATCGATCCTAATCCAAATGCAGCCGACTACGACTTCGCATTATACGGTCCTGTAGTTGGCGGATGTTCCGGATTAGGTGCTCCGATTCGTTGTTCGTATGCAGCGAATACAGGCAATACGGGAATGGGAAATGGTGCTGTTGATAATAGCGAAGATGTAACCGGTGATGGTTGGGTTTCCACTGCTTCACTATCGGTTGGTACTTATTATTTAATGATTAACCAATGGGATGATTATCCAAGTGCATCGTTCCAAATGGACTTTACCGGTTCTGCCGTTGTGGGATTACCTGTTCCTACGGTTGGATACACTCCGGTTACTTGTCCAAATTCAACCTTACAATTAAGCGGTCCAACAGTGGCGGGTGCTACTTATAGCTGGACTGGTCCCGGCGGTTGGACATCTACCTTAGAAGATCCTACGCGTTCTCCGGTTGTTGCAGGTGTATATTCTTTAACTTATACCGTTAACGGATGTACAAGTACTGCAGGAACAGTTACTGTTACTATTCCACCGGATGTTACTGCTCCTACTATTTCTTGTCCATCGAACTACACAGCCAATACCGCAGCTGGTACTTGTGCCGCAACCGTAAACACATCAAACCCTGTTACCAGCGACAACTGTTTAGTTTCAACTTTAACATGGGCATTAAGTGGTGCAACAACAGGTAACTCTGCTGCTACCGGAATTAACAACCTCGGAAGTCACTCATTCAACACTGGTGTTACCACTGTAACCTATACCGTAACGGATGGGTCTGGAAATACCAATACCTGTTCATTCACGGTTACTGTTACCGACAATATTGCTCCAACAATTACTTGTCCATCTAACATAACAACGAATACAGGTGCCGGAGTTTGTACTGCTTCCGTAACCACTACCAACCCAACCACAGCAGATAATTGTGGCGTTACACTTTTAACCTGGGCCATGACTGGAGCTACTACTGGTAACTCTGCGGCAACAGGAATTAATAATTTAGGCACGCAAACATTTAACCTTGGTGTTACCACTGTTACTTATACGGTTAGAGATGCTGCTGGAAACACTACTACCTGCTCCTTTACTGTTACAGTTAGTGATAATATTGCTCCAACCATTACTTGTCCTTCCAACATCACAGCAAACGTTGGTGCAGGAACTTGTAATGCTTCGGTGGTTACTCCCAACCCAACCACAGGTGATAACTGTACAGTGACCACATTAACCTGGGCGCTCACAGGTGCGACCACTGGTAACTCTGCTGCTACCGGAATTAATAATTTAGGCACCCACACATTTAATACGGGTGTAACTACTGTTACCTATACCGTAAAAGATGCTGCAGGAAATACAACCACTTGCACATTCACAGTAACGGTAACAGATAATATTGCTCCAACTATCACTTGTCCATCAAACATCACCGCCAATACCGGCGCTGGTGTATGTACGGCTTCGGTTGCAACACCGAATCCTACTACAGGCGACAACTGTGCTGTGACTACGCTAACATGGACCATGTCTGGTGCTACCACAGGAAGTTCTGCTGCTACGGGAATTAATAATCTCGGAACACAAACATTTAATCCCGGCGTTACAACTGTTACCTATACTGTAAAAGATGCTGCAGGAAATACAACTACCTGTTCCTTTACAGTTACTGTAAGTGATAATATTGCTCCAACCATTACTTGTCCTTCCAACATCACCGCCAATACAGGTGTGGGTGCATGTACTGCTTCTGTTGCTACTCCTAATCCAACCACCGGCGATAATTGCGCGGTGACAACCTTAACATGGGTTATGACTGGTGCTACAACCGGTAACTCAGCAGCAACAGGAATAAATAATTTAGGAACGCAAACATTTAATCCTGGTGTTACAACCATTACTTACACCGTAAAAGATGCTGCAGGTAATACAACTACTTGTACGTTCACGGTTACAGTAAGCGATAATATTGCTCCAACTATTACTTGTCCTTCCAACATCACCACAACTGCTGCAGCTGGAGTTTGTACTGCTTCGGTAGCAACACCAAATCCAACAACTGGCGACAATTGTTCTGTAGGTACGTTAACATGGGCTATGACAGGAGCAACCACTGGTAGCTCTGCTGCAACAGGAATAAATTTCCTCGGCACTCAAACATTTAACGTAGGTGTTACCACTGTAACCTACACTGTAAAAGATGCTGCAAACAATACCACCACTTGCTCATTTACGGTAACCGTTACCGACAATCAACTTCCTGTAATTTCCGGTTGTCCTTCCAACCAAAGTGTAACTGCAAATGCTTCTTGTCAGTTTACCATGACAGATTACACTTCTTCAATTACTGCAACTGATAACTGCGCTATTGCATCAACGGTTCAAAGTCCTGCCGCCGGAACATTGGTATCGGGTACACAAACTGTAACCATTACGGTTACCGATGTAAATGGAAATGCAGCAACTTGTTCATTCCAGGTTGTTGTTGCAGATAACACTCCTCCAACCATTGTTACCTGCGCTTCGAATACAACAGGAACTACCAATGCAAGTTGTCAATATGTTCTTCCTGATTATTCTTCGTCCATTACCGTAACGGATAACTGTTCTTCCGGTGGTAACATCACCATTACTCAATCGCCTGCTGCGGGAACTGCAGTTGGTTTGGGTACTACGGTTGTTACATTAACCGCTTCGGATGCCAATGGAAATAATGTTAGCTGTACTTTCAATGTTGTTGTATCGGATAACGTTGCACCAACCATTACATGTCCTGCTAACCAAACTATCGTTGCGGACAATGCATGTTCAGGAACTTTACTCGATTATACGAGCATGGCTACCGTGAGCGACAATTGCGCAGGAATAGTAAACGTTACTCAATCCCCTGCTGCCGGAACCGTATTAAACGGAAGCGGAACATCTCAAGTTGTTACACTTACTGCAACGGATGCGGTAGGTAATGTTTCTACCTGTACATTCACTGTTACATTAATTGATACCACAGATCCTGTATTTGTTGCATGTCCTTCTAACCAGAATGAAGCACCTGATGCAAACTGTCAGTTTACCTTAACCGACTACACCTCGTTAAGCACCGTTTCTGATAACTGTACGGGAGCCGGTTCCATCACCATTACCCAATCACCTGCTGCAGGAACGGTTATCACAGGTACTACCACCATCACATTAACAGCAACGGATGCATCCGGTAACTCTACCACTTGCACCTTCCAGGTGATTTTAACCGATACCACGCCTCCAACAGTATTGAATTGTCCTACAACAACCAATGTTGACGCCAACGGAAGTTGCGCTTATACAATTCCTGATTTTACATCAACATTGAACGTAACCGATAACTGCGGAAGTGGATCTATCACTACAGTGCAAAGTCCGGTTGCAGGAACCGTAGTTAATGCGGGAACAACAACTGTTACTATTACTGTTAGCGATGCAAATGGAAATAGTACTACATGTTCGTTTGATGTGGTGGTTGCAGATACCACAGCTCCAAGCATCACCTGTGGTGCAAACATTACTACATGTAATCCGGTAGTAACATTTAGCACTCCGGTTGCAACTGACGATTGTGGTGCGGCTACAGTAACCCAAACCGATGTTACAGGATTAAGTTCCGGTTCTACATTCCCTATTGGTACTACTACCCTTCAGTTCACCGCTACAGATGGGGCAGGAAATACTTCGGTATGTAGTTTTGATGTTACCGTAGAAGCGGCTCCTTCTCCTGCTGTTGCAAGTGGCGATGTGGCATTATGTGATACTGTTTCCAGTGTTACTTTAACAGCAACCAATCCAAGCAATGGAACAGGTACATGGAGTATTTTATCAGGCAGCGGTTCACTTTCAAATCCTGGTTCATCCACAACCACATTAGATGGAATTACAGTTGGAACTACTACTGTAATCTGGACCGTTTCTAATGGAACTTGTGCTCCGAATGCAGATACTGTTCTGGTGGTAATGACCACTTGTTTCGAAATCATTATTCCTACAGCATTTACACCGGATGGTGACGGTACCAATGATGTTTGGGAAATTCCATTCCTCAACCAATATCATCCGGAATGTAAAGTTCAGGTGTTTAACCGTTGGGGTGGAAAATTATTTGAATCGACCGGTTATGCCACTCCTTGGGATGGAACGTTCCATGGTGATAAAATGTCAATTGGTTCCTACTATTTCGTGATTGATTTCAATGACGGAAGTGATCCGGTGAAAGGAACATTAACCATTATTCGTTAA
- a CDS encoding OmpA family protein, which yields MNRKIFIAAAGILFPYYSIAQQSELIWSTPEKLPSTINSPGEEALIVFSRDSSTLYFLRQHEQNVGGINDQDIWYAQRGADGQYSEAKNLKALNNKDFNAVVGVSLDGKTLYLYNAYVKKKNQLDRGIAISKKKSNGSYSEPVKLEIPGFKLTGEHFGFYVNPQETVILISFEGPNSLGQEDLYVSLKQPDGSWGTPIHLGNSVNSKGFEISPFLSEDGYSLFFSSDGMGGEGDADIFVSFRMDETWRNWSKPQNLGNKVNSPAFDAYFILSANDAYFASNREGGASDIYHVRPLLPEPEPEPEPEPVVEVKKDTTPVKPIVAERPIEFKIYFATNSSWLEKQAIVAIDDAIEKMKADPSIKCDISSYADKRADETYNIWLTERRAKRVRDYMVLRGIDQERINCYWHGKKNPVIDCSDCSEEDYRLSRRTVITFRK from the coding sequence ATGAATAGAAAAATTTTTATTGCTGCTGCCGGAATATTATTCCCTTATTATTCCATTGCACAACAATCTGAATTAATCTGGAGCACACCCGAGAAATTACCATCGACGATTAATTCACCCGGTGAAGAAGCTTTAATTGTTTTTTCAAGAGATAGCTCTACACTTTATTTTCTTCGTCAACACGAACAAAATGTTGGCGGCATCAACGATCAGGATATTTGGTATGCTCAACGTGGTGCAGACGGACAATACAGTGAAGCCAAAAACCTGAAGGCATTAAACAATAAAGATTTTAATGCTGTAGTGGGTGTTTCGCTGGACGGTAAAACATTATACCTCTACAATGCCTATGTAAAGAAGAAGAATCAGCTTGACCGTGGTATTGCTATTTCAAAAAAGAAATCGAACGGTTCTTATTCTGAGCCTGTAAAATTGGAAATACCCGGATTTAAATTAACCGGAGAACATTTTGGATTTTATGTTAATCCGCAGGAAACTGTTATTCTCATTTCGTTTGAAGGTCCGAATTCCTTAGGACAAGAAGATTTATATGTGAGTTTAAAACAACCCGATGGTTCTTGGGGTACTCCTATTCATTTAGGAAATTCTGTTAACTCAAAAGGCTTTGAAATCTCTCCTTTTTTATCAGAAGATGGATATTCATTGTTTTTCTCTTCGGATGGAATGGGTGGCGAAGGGGATGCTGATATTTTTGTTTCGTTCCGCATGGATGAAACCTGGAGGAATTGGTCGAAACCGCAGAATCTGGGAAATAAAGTCAACTCTCCAGCCTTTGATGCCTATTTTATTTTGAGTGCGAACGATGCCTATTTTGCATCCAATCGCGAAGGTGGAGCTTCTGATATTTATCACGTAAGACCATTACTTCCGGAACCAGAACCGGAGCCGGAACCAGAGCCGGTGGTGGAAGTAAAAAAAGATACCACACCTGTAAAACCTATTGTAGCTGAACGTCCGATTGAATTCAAAATTTATTTTGCAACCAATTCATCCTGGTTAGAAAAACAAGCCATCGTTGCTATTGATGATGCCATTGAAAAAATGAAAGCGGATCCGAGTATTAAATGCGACATTAGTTCATATGCCGATAAGCGTGCTGATGAAACATATAATATCTGGCTTACCGAACGCAGAGCGAAACGTGTAAGAGATTACATGGTGTTGCGCGGAATTGATCAGGAGCGCATCAATTGTTATTGGCACGGTAAAAAAAATCCGGTAATCGATTGTAGTGATTGTTCCGAAGAAGACTACCGGCTATCGCGCCGAACGGTTATTACTTTCAGAAAATAA
- a CDS encoding T9SS type A sorting domain-containing protein codes for MKKSLLLVAAFSLGLSFAHAQEQQELKPYSSIAINNELDTYFQSLSITKPTEAAITATMNNGKDGQLEKSGILIPCNISLKNSGTWTILPGGDRLWRIRITSSEAMGLAPYFDEFFIPDGARLHVYDEAKTSVQGAFTSMNNNETGEFATWYVPGEVMVMEYYEPLAVKGQGRIRMNELSYFFRGIEMPAEVRASDPCEVDVNCSEGANWTRQRDGVVRILVKTNGATGFCSGSIINNTQQDCTPYILTAFHCGWDDAAGVMSTTTEFNQYVFRYNYQKSGCGSGTVGANVSQTGCAIRAWSNDQGGATGSDFMFVELNANIASSVYPYFNGWDANTTAPAGGVGIHHPAGDVKKISTFTATAISTKWGSGAPNGTHWRFSWAATANGNGVTEGGSSGSPLFRGSNGLIVGTLTGGASCCTANGCGTGTSLTAPDYYGKMSYHWTSNGTAANRQLKPWLDPTNSGVLTLDGAYSPCSVSVPETSLDNIFEMYPNPTNGIINITLTNLMEQSITVNVYNAFGQLVRSEKIAYGKSNHNIDLSNEAKGIYFVELISGNKKSSKKIILQ; via the coding sequence ATGAAAAAATCTCTACTCTTGGTTGCTGCCTTTTCGTTGGGCCTTTCATTTGCTCATGCTCAGGAACAGCAAGAATTAAAACCTTATTCAAGTATCGCTATAAACAATGAGCTGGATACTTATTTTCAATCCCTCTCCATTACTAAACCAACTGAAGCTGCAATAACGGCTACAATGAATAATGGTAAGGACGGACAATTAGAAAAGAGCGGAATTCTTATTCCCTGCAATATTTCATTGAAGAATTCAGGAACCTGGACCATCCTTCCCGGTGGAGATCGCTTGTGGAGAATTCGAATTACATCGAGCGAAGCCATGGGACTTGCACCTTATTTCGATGAGTTTTTTATTCCTGATGGAGCACGTTTGCATGTTTACGACGAAGCAAAAACTTCTGTTCAGGGAGCGTTTACCAGTATGAACAATAATGAAACTGGCGAATTTGCTACATGGTATGTTCCCGGCGAAGTAATGGTAATGGAATACTACGAGCCATTAGCCGTAAAAGGACAAGGGCGTATCCGCATGAATGAATTGAGTTATTTTTTCCGTGGAATAGAAATGCCTGCAGAAGTTCGGGCATCAGATCCTTGCGAAGTGGATGTGAATTGTTCCGAAGGTGCTAACTGGACCCGTCAACGCGATGGTGTAGTGCGTATTTTAGTGAAGACGAATGGTGCTACCGGATTTTGCAGTGGTTCCATTATTAACAACACACAACAAGACTGTACGCCATATATTCTTACTGCATTCCACTGCGGTTGGGATGATGCGGCCGGTGTAATGTCGACCACCACTGAATTTAATCAATACGTATTCCGCTACAACTATCAAAAATCGGGTTGTGGTTCAGGAACGGTTGGTGCAAATGTGTCGCAAACCGGATGTGCCATTCGTGCATGGTCCAACGACCAGGGCGGAGCAACCGGATCTGATTTTATGTTTGTAGAATTAAATGCAAATATTGCATCATCGGTTTATCCTTATTTTAATGGTTGGGATGCAAATACAACTGCACCTGCCGGCGGTGTAGGTATTCATCACCCTGCGGGTGACGTTAAAAAGATTTCTACGTTTACGGCTACAGCTATTTCTACGAAATGGGGTAGTGGAGCACCCAATGGAACACACTGGAGATTTTCGTGGGCAGCAACTGCCAATGGAAATGGTGTTACAGAAGGTGGTTCTTCAGGTTCGCCATTGTTCCGTGGTAGCAACGGATTAATCGTGGGTACACTTACAGGTGGAGCATCTTGTTGCACAGCGAATGGTTGTGGTACAGGTACAAGTTTAACTGCGCCGGATTATTATGGTAAAATGTCGTATCACTGGACCTCCAACGGAACAGCGGCTAATCGTCAGTTAAAACCATGGTTAGATCCAACCAACAGTGGTGTTTTAACGTTGGATGGAGCATACTCTCCTTGCAGTGTTTCGGTTCCTGAAACATCGCTCGATAATATTTTCGAAATGTATCCGAATCCAACCAATGGCATCATCAATATCACCTTAACAAATTTAATGGAGCAGTCCATTACGGTTAATGTGTATAATGCATTCGGACAATTGGTTCGTTCAGAAAAAATTGCATACGGAAAAAGCAATCACAACATTGATCTTTCGAATGAAGCAAAAGGAATTTACTTTGTTGAATTAATTTCAGGAAATAAGAAGTCTTCCAAGAAAATCATTCTTCAATAA
- a CDS encoding ZIP family metal transporter, whose product MKDGLEAYFISIGPVWSALIATTFTWLVTAAGAALVFFFKTMHRGLLDAMLGFTGGVMVAASFWSLLNPSIEWSENLYPSAPWMPAAVGFLLGALFLFGLDKWLPHLHINYNEEESEGMKTQWHRTTLLVLAITLHNIPEGLAVGVLFGAAANGMDPAAFSAAIALAIGIGIQNFPEGIAVAMPLRRQGVSRRKSFFYGQLSAIVEPIAGVVGAIAVIYMEPILPFALAFAAGAMIYVVVEEVIPETQRDKYTDVATLGFIGGFLVMMILDVALG is encoded by the coding sequence ATGAAAGACGGATTGGAAGCATATTTTATCAGTATTGGACCGGTATGGTCGGCATTAATTGCAACCACTTTTACCTGGCTGGTTACTGCCGCAGGTGCTGCACTGGTTTTCTTTTTTAAAACCATGCATCGCGGATTATTGGATGCCATGTTAGGTTTCACCGGAGGTGTAATGGTGGCTGCAAGTTTTTGGTCGCTCTTAAATCCGAGTATCGAATGGTCGGAAAATTTATATCCTTCTGCACCATGGATGCCGGCGGCGGTTGGGTTTTTATTGGGGGCTTTGTTTTTGTTTGGTCTCGATAAATGGCTGCCTCACTTGCACATTAATTACAACGAAGAAGAATCGGAAGGAATGAAAACGCAATGGCATCGCACTACCTTGTTGGTGTTGGCCATTACATTGCATAATATTCCGGAAGGATTAGCTGTGGGTGTGCTGTTTGGCGCTGCAGCAAATGGAATGGATCCAGCTGCTTTTTCTGCTGCTATTGCTTTGGCAATTGGTATCGGAATTCAAAATTTCCCGGAAGGAATTGCGGTGGCGATGCCGTTGCGTCGACAAGGCGTCAGCAGAAGGAAAAGTTTTTTTTATGGTCAGCTTTCCGCCATCGTTGAACCCATTGCAGGTGTAGTAGGAGCAATTGCCGTTATTTATATGGAACCAATTTTACCTTTTGCATTGGCATTTGCTGCTGGAGCTATGATTTATGTAGTGGTGGAAGAAGTAATTCCCGAAACCCAGCGCGATAAATATACAGATGTGGCTACGCTTGGATTTATTGGAGGATTCCTGGTGATGATGATTCTCGATGTGGCATTAGGTTAA
- a CDS encoding type IX secretion system membrane protein PorP/SprF — protein MKKSIIIVALSVVSVSAFSQQTQQLSQYLLNPYLVNPAAAGLTDFVDLNLSFRQQWVGFDNAPQTIYLSGNSVVGDISGTPKYSASLRTSQRVAPKNTGIRTGKMRHAVGGNLMSDKYGPFKRNMANASYAFHLPVAKGMNLAFGVGVGLSNLVFDQNKVSLLDPNDATYSTFLGNSTKRNLLDLNTGVYLYTEQFQVGYSNGQVMQNKLYFGDPTASRLVMHHYFMAAYRFDINDKLSITPNLLAKYMHPAPVALDINCKVDYNNMFFGGISYRHKDAVVGMLGMFWNNIKFGYSFDYTISSLRKQNSGGHEVVVGYRIKL, from the coding sequence ATGAAAAAGTCAATCATAATAGTAGCGCTGTCGGTAGTATCTGTATCTGCATTTTCGCAGCAGACACAACAGCTTAGTCAGTATTTATTAAATCCATACCTCGTTAATCCAGCAGCTGCAGGTTTAACAGATTTTGTTGATTTAAACTTAAGTTTCCGTCAACAATGGGTTGGATTCGATAATGCTCCGCAAACCATTTATCTGAGTGGTAATTCCGTAGTGGGCGATATTTCTGGCACGCCGAAATATTCAGCTTCACTGCGTACGAGTCAACGCGTTGCTCCTAAGAATACCGGAATACGTACCGGAAAAATGCGTCATGCAGTAGGAGGAAATTTAATGTCGGATAAATACGGTCCGTTTAAACGCAACATGGCTAATGCTTCCTACGCATTCCATTTACCCGTTGCTAAAGGAATGAATTTAGCATTTGGTGTTGGCGTTGGATTGAGTAATCTGGTATTCGATCAGAATAAAGTTTCATTGCTAGATCCGAATGATGCAACCTATTCCACCTTCCTTGGAAACTCCACCAAACGAAATTTGTTGGATTTGAATACGGGTGTGTATTTATACACTGAACAATTTCAGGTGGGGTATTCGAACGGACAAGTAATGCAAAACAAACTTTACTTCGGAGATCCTACGGCTTCCCGTTTGGTAATGCACCATTATTTCATGGCGGCCTATCGTTTTGATATCAACGACAAATTATCCATTACACCAAATCTCTTAGCAAAGTACATGCATCCTGCACCGGTAGCCTTGGATATTAACTGCAAAGTAGATTATAACAATATGTTTTTTGGAGGTATTTCTTATCGCCATAAAGATGCTGTTGTAGGTATGCTGGGTATGTTCTGGAACAACATTAAGTTCGGATACAGTTTTGATTATACTATTTCTTCATTGAGAAAACAGAATTCCGGCGGACATGAAGTTGTGGTTGGATACAGGATTAAATTATAA